Part of the Geoalkalibacter sp. genome, CTTTGCCGAGTGCCTCGGGGTGCATCTGGTCGCCGCCGAGCCGACGGACGACGAAATGAGGCGTGCCGAAGAACTGATCCGGACGCGCTACGCTCGGGAAGACTGGACTCTGCATGGGCGATAAAGGGAATTTTTTGGGGTTCAAAAAGCCGGTTTTGCAGGGTATGATTTGCCGTTCCGGCGAAACGCCTTTCGGGAAAGCATGGTGATGGATATGTCCTCAACGCGCCTGACGTTTCTTGTTGCCTGCCTGTTCTTGTTAACGCCCTGCCTTGCCTGGCCGGAGACCACGCGCCAGATCGATCTCAGGACCCTGGTGCGTCTGGCCCTGGAGGAAAATCTCGACATTCAGGCCCAGACCTACGCAACGCGCTCCAGCGACGCCGTGCTGCGTGGCGCCTACGGCATCTATGACCCGCGCGCCGAGGTGTTGCTGGCCGAGGGGCGGCGCCGCGAGAAACTCAATCTGCAGTTTACCGACGCCTTTCTTTCGGACGGCAATTACCGCCGCTATGATGCCTCTCTTACGCAAAAGGTGCCCACGGGTGCCGATCTGTCGGTGAGCTGGCGCAATCGGCGCGACCAGGTCAACAGCGCGCTTCGGCCCTCCATCGACCCGGCCTACGACAGTGAATTGCGCTTCAGCCTGGCGCAGCCGCTGCTGCGCGATTTCGGCCGCACCGTCACCGAGCAGGGCATCCTTTTCGCCGCGAAGAACCGGGAAGCCTCCGTGCAGGATCTGCGCGAGAAAGCCTTCGAGGTTGTCGCCCGCGTCCGCAACACCTGGTTCGAGGTGCTGCAGTTGCGCCAGGATCGCGACTATCGCCGCACCTCCGTGGAGCTTGCGCAAAAGGTCTTCGAGGAAAACCGGGCGCGGGTCGATGCCGGCGTCATGCCGCCCATTGAAAATCTCGAAGCCGAGGTCGGGCTGCGCCAGCGCGAGCGCGATCTTCTGGACGCCCAGCGTGCCTATCTTGACGGCCTTGATCAGTTGGCCCTGCTCATCAATGCGCCGGTCCCCGTCGAACCCATCGACGTTGCCCTCGAACAGCCCCGGGTTCAATTCGATGAAGCGAGCGGATATGCCGCGGCCCTGGAAAAACGTCCCGACCTCATGCGCGCGCTGCGCCAGATCGAGCGCCTCGGCATCGAGCGCCAGGTCGCGCGGAATCAGACCTTGCCCCGGGTTGACGTGCAGGCCAGTTACGCCCGTCTATCCCTCGAAGAAGATTTCGGCAGATCGGTTGATGAACTCACCAATGATGAACTGGAAAACTGGGAAGTCGGGGTGCGACTGACCTATCCGCTCGGCAACCGTGAAGCGCGCAATCAGCATCAGCGCACGGAACTGCTCCTCAAAAGCGAGCACGCGCGCCTTGCCCAACTCAAGGACCAGGCGCGTCGCGACATCCGCGCCGCCCTGCGCCTGATCGACGTCAGCGCCAAGAAAATCGAAGCGTCGCGCAGCGGTCGCCTGCTCGCCGAGGAAAAGCTGCGCACCCTGCTCAAGCGCAAGGAAGTCGGGTTGGCCACCACCCGCGACGTGCTCGAAGGCGAGGATGACCTGGCCGCCGCGCGTTTCGACGAATCCGCGTCCCTGGCCGATTACAACAAGGCCATCACCGATTACCTGCTGGTCAGCGGTCTGCTGCTCGAGGAAGAGGGCGTGCGCTTTCTGGCACCGGTGTCGTCGCGCGAGGATCGACTGCTTTTGGGAGTGCAAGCGCAGTGAGCCTCAGCGTCGGACAGATCAGCTACCTCAACTGCGCGCCCTTCTTCCACCATCTGGCGCGCACCGGATTTCAGGGCGAATTGATCAAGGGTGTGCCTTCGGCGCTCAACCGCATGCTGCACGAGGGGCGCATCGATGTCTGTCCCTCCTCGTCCTTCGAGTATGCCTGTCATTGGCAAGATTATTTCCTGCTGCCCCATTTCTCCATCAGTTCCTTCGGTCCCGTTCAGAGCGTGCTTCTGTTCTCGCCCTGCGCTCCGGATAAGCTTGCCGGGCGCGACATTGCCCTGACCGGCGAATCGGCCACCTCCGTCAATCTTTTGCGCGTGCTGCTGTGGGAATATTTCGGGGTCAAAGGCGCTCACTTGGCGGTCCCTGCCCAGAGCTCCGTGGAGGAACTGATTGCCCAGGGTCGGCCAGCGCTGCTCATCGGCGATCGCGCCTTGCGCGGCGCGCGCCGTTTTCAAAATCAGTGTCTGATTTATGACCTGGGCGAGCTCTGGCAGCAATTCACCGGCCTGCCTTTTGTGTTCGCCCTCTGGATTCTGCGGCGCGATGCGGCGCTGCGTAAAGGCGAGGAGATCGCCGCTCTCAATCGTTTATTGGAGCAATCCCTAAGCCTGGCCTTCGCTTCCCTGGAGGAGATGGCCCTGACCGTGCCGGAAAACGCCTGGCTTGAGCCGGAAAACATCTGCGCCTACTGGCGCTGCATGTCCTATCGTCTGGAGCAACCCCACATCCAAGGCCTTGAGCTGTTCTTCCAACTGTGCCACAAGCACGGCTTGATCGAAACCCTTCCCGCCATGGAATTTTTCACCGCTCAACCAAAACCCGCCGTCCAGGGCACCGTTTTTGCTTGAGCGGTCGGGAGAAGGATTCCCATAGGCTGAATTTCGTTAAATCCTTCTTGTTTTTTTTCGTCAATCTTCCTAACATGACGGGGTTTTTCCCGATCTTCCGAAACATCAGAATCGATTTGTAGAGAACAACAACGAAAGAGCCGAGGAGGGTATCAGGTGAAGAAGCGTTTTTTAGGTTGGTTCGTGCCGTTTTTTGTCATGGCGGCGCTGGTGATGGCGGGTTGTGGGGAGATTGGCGGCGGGGATGACCCTGCTCCTGGCATCGTGCCCACCAATAACCATACCATCATAGATCCTCGTGCGACCAGTGTACGCGCCATGCTTGATCTTCAAGTGGACTTAGGCGATCTTGTCAATCGTCCCGTGGAAACCTGGTGGTACACTAGGGCTACTGCCATCAATGATGCCGGCATTGTGGTCGGACAGAGCAATATGGGGAGCATTGTCAAGGCTGCCTTTGCCTGGGACCCTGCAAATGGGTCCATGGAATTTGTGGGCATACATTCAGCCACTGGTTTTATCTATAGCGAAGCGGTCGGAATCAACAATAACGGTTTGATTCTTGCTAATTCGACAACCGGAGTAGATTGGCCGGATGAACAGGAAAAGCGTGCATTTTTGTATGATTTTGTGCAGAAGGATCATCAGGATTTGCATGTTTTTCGGTACCGTAATGCCGAAGGTGTGTTGGTCGATGGCGGCGGCGATTTTTCAGAAGCTGTAGCTATAAATAACCAGAACGAAATTATTCTGACCGCTGACTTTCCAGGTGGACGGAGTGGTTTTTTTTGGGATGGATCAACTTATGATTTAGATGGTGTACCAATTTTTTCACAGCTTGGGAGGATACTTGGCCAAGATAGTGAAGCTGTTGCAATTAACAATAAACGACAAGCTGTTGTGAATTCAGGAAGTACGGCTGTTTTTCACGACCTCAATATTAATGCAGTGGAATCCCTGAACTATCTACCTGGCGCGACCGAAACCAGAGCTATAGCAATGAACGATTCCGGGCATGTAGTTGGTGTGTCTGGCGAGCAAGGTTTCTTCTGGCGCGGTGGCGCAATGTATCCTATGGGGCATCTCGGTGGGGGCACCAGCGAACCGGTTGCCATCAATAACAATGACTTGGTGGCCGGGAATTCAACCCGCTCGGAGGGTATGACCCGCGCCGTTCTCTGGTGGCTGGGCGAGGATGGTCGCGGAAGAATGCGGGATTTGGGCACCCTGGGGGGCGAAAACAGTTTTGTTACCGGCATCAACGACGCCGGTCAGGTGGTCGGGTATTCAGAAACGGGCAAACTCTATACCGAAGGCGCCACCACGGTTAGGGAAGTGCGGGCATTTCTTTGGGATAACGGCGTGATGTACGATCTCGGGGTGCACGACGAATTATACAATTATCCCTTCGTCAAGCCTTTCCCCTTTAGCGAGGCAGTCGCAATCAATAACAAAGGCGAGATAGCTGGTAATTCCCACGCCATCAATAATCACTATCGAGGCTTTTATTTGAAGCCCGTTTTTCCCTAGAGGCGTTTTATAAAGGCATCTCTAATAATAACCGCATGATCAAAACACAGCGGCGCGGGCAGGGCATCGAGATCGAAGAGCCTGGCCCGCGCCGCGTCGTCTCCGCCCTCCAATTTGCCCTGGCCCTCGGCGATGAACACAAACGAGATATTGTGCTGGCGCGGATCGCGGTCGGGGTTGGAGTAGGCGCGAAACTGGCGCAGATTGACCAGATCCAGCCCCGTTTCTTCCTTCGCTTCGCGCACCGCTGCCGCCTCAAGGCTCTCACCGTAATCGACGAAGCCGCCGGGCAGCGCCCAACCCAGGGGCGGGTTCTTGCGCTCGATGAGCACGATCCGGTTTCCGACGCGGATGATGATGTCGACGGTGGGGAAGGGGTTGCGAAAGGTTTTGACGGGCGCACCGCATTGCGGGCAGATCAAGGTTTCACCAGGCATGGGCTTCTCTCCCGTGGGTCTATTTATGATTGACACAACAAATCCACTCTGTTGCATAATAGCACCCTGCCGCGCCCGGGTGGTGGAATTGGTAGACACAAGAGACTTAAAATCTCTCGGGGGGTAACCCCTGTGCGGGTTCGATTCCCGCCTCGGGCACCAAGAACTAAATGGTTTCAGCTCTTTGTGCACTGAAACCATTTTTTGTATTGCTGAGCAACGCGCAGTTCGCTCGTGACACACTTTTTATCGTCCGATTTTTTGGGGGACCCTTTCTGGGGGATGGATTGAGCGAACCCCGCGGCGAATTCAGGCGGATTGCTTGCCCTTGCCGCAAAGTTGCATTTTGCCGTCGATTGGGCTAAATTGCCTGCTTTCACACAGCGGGCGAGGTGGGTGATGGCAGAGGACAAGCTGGCGCCGTTGCGGCAAAAAATCGATGAAATCGACGACCGGATTCTGGATCTGCTCAACGAGCGGGCCAAGGTGGTCATCGAGGTGGGCCTTGCCAAGGCCGGGGAGAAGAAGGAATTCTACGTCCCCAGTCGAGAGCAGGCTATTTATCGGCGCCTGAGCGAGAGCAATCCCGGCCCTTTTCCCGCCGAGGCCATCAAGCGCGTCTATCGTGAAATCATCTCCGCCTGCCTGTCTCTCGAAGAGCCCATGAAAGTGGCGTTTCTCGGTCCCCAGGCGACCTTCACCCACGTCGCCGCCATGCAGCAGTTCGGCCTTTCGGCCGGTTTGGTGCCCCTGAAAAGCATTTCCGCCGTGTTCGAGGAAGTGCAGCGCGGCCGCGCTCATTACGGCGTGGTGCCGGTGGAGAATTCCAACGAGGGCATCGTCTCCCATACCCTCGACATGTTCATGAATTCCGATCTCAAGGTGAGTGCTGAGATCCAGCTGGAGATTTCACACGATCTGCTCTCGCGTAGCGGCCGCCTCGAGGACGTGCGCAAGGTGGTGTCCCATCCCCAGGCCCTGGCCCAGTGCCGGCGCTGGTTGGAAGAGAATCTGCCCGAGGTGCCCCTGGTGGATGTGGCGAGTACCGCTCTGGCCGCGCAGATGGCCACGGAGGACGAGAGCGCGGCGGCGATTGCCAGCGAGATGGCCGCTTCGTTTTACGGGTTGCAGGTGGTCAAGGCGAAGATCGCCGACAACCCCAACAATTACACGCGCTTTCTCGTGGTGGGGCGCAACACGCCCGAGCGCAGCGGCAAGGACAAGACCTCCATCATGTTCAGCGTCAAGGACGAACCGGGGATCCTTTACCGTATGCTCGAGCCCTTCAGCAAGCGCCAGATCAACCTGAGCAAGATCGAGAGCCGGCCTCTCAAGTCCAAGGCCTGGGAATATATATTTTTTCTTGATCTGGAAGGGCATCTGGCCGATCCACTGGTCGCCGAGGCGATCGGTGAACTGCGGCAGCACTGCCAGTTTCTCAAGGTTCTTGGCTCCTATCCCAAAGCGCGCTCCTGAGGTCGACGGTGACGGACAATTCTCTTTACATTCCCCGTCTGGCGGTGGTCGGCGTCGGACTGATCGGTGGTTCCCTGGCTCTGGCATTGCGCGAGGCGGGGGCGGTGGGTGAAGTCATCGGCATCGGCCGCGGGCCGGCCAATCTGGAGAAAGCCCTGGAACTGGGCATCGTCGATCGCATCACGCAGGATGTGGTCGAGGGCACCCGGGAGGCGGATCTGGTGTTTCTCGCCACGCCGGTGTGCAAGATCGGCGAGGTGGCGTCGGCGATCATGCCGCATCTCAAGGCGGGCGTGGTGCTGACCGACGGCGGCAGCGTCAAGGCAAGCGTGATCGCCGAAATCGAGCCGCTGCTGCGCCCCGGCGTCGCCTTCGTACCGGGGCATCCCATCGCCGGCACCGAACAGAGCGGCGCCGAGGCGGCTTTCGCCACCCTCTATCGCAAGCGGCGCTGCATTCTCACGCCCACGGCGCGCACCGACGCGCAAGCCCTTGATCTGGTGCGGCGCATGTGGCGGCTGGCGGGCAGCGAGGTGGTGGTGATGGATGCGGAAAAACACGACCGGGTTCTGGCCGCCATCAGCCATCTGCCGCACATGGTGGCTTATTCCTTGGTCAACGCTGTGGGTTCCTACGACCGCTACGAGGAAAACATCCTGGAGTATTCCGCCGGCGGTTTTCGCGATTTTACCCGCATCGCCTCCTCTGATCCGACCATGTGGCGCGACATCGCCCTGACCAACCGTGAGGCGCTCATCGAAATGATGGAGCGCTTCGAGCGCTTTTTGGCCGAACTTAAGGAAGATGTGCGCCAAGGTGCGGGCGATAAGCTTTTTGAATTTTTTCAGCGCTCCAAGGACTTGCGCGACAACATCTTGTGAGGCGGCGCCTTTGGCCGCCGGTGAGACGCCGACCATGACCCAATCCCTGACCGTCAGCCCCTCTCGCGGATTACGCGGTGAAATCACCGTGCCCGGCGACAAATCGATTTCCCACCGCTCCATCATGCTTGGTTCTCTTGCCGAGGGCACCACCTGCGTGCACGGCTTTCTCGAAGGCGAGGACAATCTCTCGACCCTCAAGGCTTTTCAGGCCATGGGCGTGAACATCACCCGCCGCTCCGACGGGGTGCTGGAGATCGAGGGCCGCGGGCTGCATGGCCTGCGCGAGCCCGCCGATGTGCTCGATTGCGGCAATTCGGGCACGACCATGCGTCTGATGACCGGTCTGCTCGCGGCGCAGCGCTTTTTCTCGGTGCTGACCGGCGATCAGTATCTGCGAAAACGTCCCATGAAGCGGGTGGTTGAACCCCTGGCCGCCATGGGAGCGCGCATCTGGGGTCGCGACGGCGCAGCGCGGGCGCCCCTGGCGATCAACGGCGCCGCTTTGCGCGGGATCGAATATCGCTCGGCCATCGCCAGCGCCCAGGTTAAATCGGCTCTGCTCCTGGCCGGTTTGTACGCAGAGGGCGAGACCACCGTCCACGAACCCCATCTGTCGCGCGATCACAGTGAGCGCATGCTGGCGTTTTTCGGCGCCGAGGTGCGTTCCTTCGCCGGCGGCGTGACCATCCGCCCCGAGCCGCGTTTGGAAGGGCGCGAGGTGCGGGTGCCCGGCGACATCTCCTCGGCGGCCTTCTTTCTGGTGGCGGCGCTCATCACGCCGGGCTCGGAGCTGCTGGTGCGCAACGTCGGCATCAATCCGACCCGCAGCGGCATCCTCGATATCCTGCGGAGCATGGGCGGCGATCTGCAACTGCTCGACGAGCGCACGCTCTCCGGAGAGCCGGTGGCCGATGTGCTGGTGCGCGCCAGTGCCTTGCGCGGGGTGGAAATCGGTGGTGATCTGGTGCCGCGGGCCATCGACGAGTTTCCGGTGATCAGCGTCGCGGCGGCTCTGGCCGAAGGAACGACCCTCATCCGCGATGCACAGGAGTTGCGTGTGAAGGAAACCGACCGCATCGCCGCCATGGTCGGCGAACTAGGCAGCCTCGGCGCGCGCGTCGAGGCGCTGGAAGACGGCATGCGCATCGAAGGCGTCGCAGGTTTGCAGGGTGCTCGGGTGCGCTCCCACGGCGATCACCGCATCGCCATGAGCATGGCGGTGGCCGCTCTGCGCGCCGCGGCTCCGGTGACCATCGAGGACACCGCCTGTACCGCCACCTCATTTCCCAATTTCTGGCAACTTCTCGAACAGGTGAGAGCGTAAGCACTTTGAACAAGCGACCCATCGTTGCCATCGACGGGCCTTCCGGGGCCGGCAAGAGCACCATCAGCAAACTGTTGGCCGAGCGCCTTGGATTTGCCCACATCGATACCGGGGCCATGTACCGTTGCGTGGCGCTCGCGGCGCTGCGGCGCGGCATCGATCCCGGCGATGAAGCGGCCCTGGGTGCCCTGAGCCTGGCACTGAACATTGAATTTCGTCGTCGCGACGGCGAGCAGCGGGTTTTTCTCGACGGCGAGGACGTCAGCGCCGCCATCCGCACACCCGAGGTGAGCCTGCTCACCTCTCGTGTTTCGTCGGTGGCCGGCGTGCGCGACAATCTGGTCGAGCTGCAGCGTCGCATGGGCGAAAGGGGCGGGGTGGTGCTCGAAGGTCGCGATATCGGGACGGTGGTGTTTCCCCGGGCCGAGGCCAAGTTTTTTCTCACCGCTTCGGCGCGCGAACGCGGCCGGAGACGCTACCTCGAACTTCGGGACAAGGGCCTGGTCGTGGATTTGGAAACCACCATCGCCGAAGTGGAGGCGCGCGACGCCGCCGACAGCTCGCGCCGGCACTCCCCTCTGGCGCAGGCGCGCGACGCGGTGCTCATCGATTCGACGGGACTCAGCATCGAAGAGGTCGTCGCACGCATGGAGGCGCTGGTCGGCGCTTGCCGCGCGGGGCGGGAGGAGGCCTGATGGCGATCACCATCCTGCTGGCGCGCAGCGCCGGTTTTTGTTTCGGGGTCAAACGGGCGACGCGCATGGCTTTTGAGGCCGCTGAATCCCATGACGGCATCTGCTCCCTGGGGCCGATCATCCATTCCCCCCAACTGGTTGAAAAGCTCGAAGAAAAAGGGGTGGTGGTGGTCGATGCCGTGGCCGACATCCCCGAAGGCGCGGTGATCATCCGCTCCCATGGCGTGACCAGTGGGGAGCTTCGTGAAATCAACGCCCGTAACCTTGAGGTGGTGGACGCGACCTGTCCCTTCGTCAAGAGCGCCCAGGATCATGCGGCATTGCTCAGCCGCGAGGGCTATGTGGTGGTGCTGGTGGGTGAGGGCGAGCATCCCGAAGTGCAGGGGATTTTGTCCTACGCGGAAAACACCGAGGTGTTCGTCGTCGGCGCCCCGGCCGACGCCGAGGCGATTCCCCGGCGTAAGCGGCTGGGGCTGATCGCCCAGACCACCCAATCGTTTGAAACTCTTCGCCAGGTGGCCGATATCTGCCTCAAGAAATGCCAGGAGCTGCGTATCTTCAACACCATCTGCGATGCGACCAGCGTGCGCCAGGAAGAAGCGCGCGACATCGCCGGCAAGGCCGAACTGGTGCTGGTGATCGGTGGCTTCA contains:
- a CDS encoding menaquinone biosynthetic enzyme MqnA/MqnD family protein, producing MSLSVGQISYLNCAPFFHHLARTGFQGELIKGVPSALNRMLHEGRIDVCPSSSFEYACHWQDYFLLPHFSISSFGPVQSVLLFSPCAPDKLAGRDIALTGESATSVNLLRVLLWEYFGVKGAHLAVPAQSSVEELIAQGRPALLIGDRALRGARRFQNQCLIYDLGELWQQFTGLPFVFALWILRRDAALRKGEEIAALNRLLEQSLSLAFASLEEMALTVPENAWLEPENICAYWRCMSYRLEQPHIQGLELFFQLCHKHGLIETLPAMEFFTAQPKPAVQGTVFA
- a CDS encoding NUDIX hydrolase, which gives rise to MPGETLICPQCGAPVKTFRNPFPTVDIIIRVGNRIVLIERKNPPLGWALPGGFVDYGESLEAAAVREAKEETGLDLVNLRQFRAYSNPDRDPRQHNISFVFIAEGQGKLEGGDDAARARLFDLDALPAPLCFDHAVIIRDAFIKRL
- the ispH gene encoding 4-hydroxy-3-methylbut-2-enyl diphosphate reductase, producing MTILLARSAGFCFGVKRATRMAFEAAESHDGICSLGPIIHSPQLVEKLEEKGVVVVDAVADIPEGAVIIRSHGVTSGELREINARNLEVVDATCPFVKSAQDHAALLSREGYVVVLVGEGEHPEVQGILSYAENTEVFVVGAPADAEAIPRRKRLGLIAQTTQSFETLRQVADICLKKCQELRIFNTICDATSVRQEEARDIAGKAELVLVIGGFNSANTTRLAQICREIQPRTYHIETAEQLQSEWFKGIGIVGITAGASTPRWLIEDVIRGVETLSN
- the aroA gene encoding 3-phosphoshikimate 1-carboxyvinyltransferase → MTQSLTVSPSRGLRGEITVPGDKSISHRSIMLGSLAEGTTCVHGFLEGEDNLSTLKAFQAMGVNITRRSDGVLEIEGRGLHGLREPADVLDCGNSGTTMRLMTGLLAAQRFFSVLTGDQYLRKRPMKRVVEPLAAMGARIWGRDGAARAPLAINGAALRGIEYRSAIASAQVKSALLLAGLYAEGETTVHEPHLSRDHSERMLAFFGAEVRSFAGGVTIRPEPRLEGREVRVPGDISSAAFFLVAALITPGSELLVRNVGINPTRSGILDILRSMGGDLQLLDERTLSGEPVADVLVRASALRGVEIGGDLVPRAIDEFPVISVAAALAEGTTLIRDAQELRVKETDRIAAMVGELGSLGARVEALEDGMRIEGVAGLQGARVRSHGDHRIAMSMAVAALRAAAPVTIEDTACTATSFPNFWQLLEQVRA
- the cmk gene encoding (d)CMP kinase, yielding MNKRPIVAIDGPSGAGKSTISKLLAERLGFAHIDTGAMYRCVALAALRRGIDPGDEAALGALSLALNIEFRRRDGEQRVFLDGEDVSAAIRTPEVSLLTSRVSSVAGVRDNLVELQRRMGERGGVVLEGRDIGTVVFPRAEAKFFLTASARERGRRRYLELRDKGLVVDLETTIAEVEARDAADSSRRHSPLAQARDAVLIDSTGLSIEEVVARMEALVGACRAGREEA
- a CDS encoding TolC family protein, which gives rise to MSSTRLTFLVACLFLLTPCLAWPETTRQIDLRTLVRLALEENLDIQAQTYATRSSDAVLRGAYGIYDPRAEVLLAEGRRREKLNLQFTDAFLSDGNYRRYDASLTQKVPTGADLSVSWRNRRDQVNSALRPSIDPAYDSELRFSLAQPLLRDFGRTVTEQGILFAAKNREASVQDLREKAFEVVARVRNTWFEVLQLRQDRDYRRTSVELAQKVFEENRARVDAGVMPPIENLEAEVGLRQRERDLLDAQRAYLDGLDQLALLINAPVPVEPIDVALEQPRVQFDEASGYAAALEKRPDLMRALRQIERLGIERQVARNQTLPRVDVQASYARLSLEEDFGRSVDELTNDELENWEVGVRLTYPLGNREARNQHQRTELLLKSEHARLAQLKDQARRDIRAALRLIDVSAKKIEASRSGRLLAEEKLRTLLKRKEVGLATTRDVLEGEDDLAAARFDESASLADYNKAITDYLLVSGLLLEEEGVRFLAPVSSREDRLLLGVQAQ
- a CDS encoding prephenate dehydrogenase, whose translation is MTDNSLYIPRLAVVGVGLIGGSLALALREAGAVGEVIGIGRGPANLEKALELGIVDRITQDVVEGTREADLVFLATPVCKIGEVASAIMPHLKAGVVLTDGGSVKASVIAEIEPLLRPGVAFVPGHPIAGTEQSGAEAAFATLYRKRRCILTPTARTDAQALDLVRRMWRLAGSEVVVMDAEKHDRVLAAISHLPHMVAYSLVNAVGSYDRYEENILEYSAGGFRDFTRIASSDPTMWRDIALTNREALIEMMERFERFLAELKEDVRQGAGDKLFEFFQRSKDLRDNIL
- the pheA gene encoding prephenate dehydratase; translation: MAEDKLAPLRQKIDEIDDRILDLLNERAKVVIEVGLAKAGEKKEFYVPSREQAIYRRLSESNPGPFPAEAIKRVYREIISACLSLEEPMKVAFLGPQATFTHVAAMQQFGLSAGLVPLKSISAVFEEVQRGRAHYGVVPVENSNEGIVSHTLDMFMNSDLKVSAEIQLEISHDLLSRSGRLEDVRKVVSHPQALAQCRRWLEENLPEVPLVDVASTALAAQMATEDESAAAIASEMAASFYGLQVVKAKIADNPNNYTRFLVVGRNTPERSGKDKTSIMFSVKDEPGILYRMLEPFSKRQINLSKIESRPLKSKAWEYIFFLDLEGHLADPLVAEAIGELRQHCQFLKVLGSYPKARS
- a CDS encoding DUF3466 family protein, whose protein sequence is MKKRFLGWFVPFFVMAALVMAGCGEIGGGDDPAPGIVPTNNHTIIDPRATSVRAMLDLQVDLGDLVNRPVETWWYTRATAINDAGIVVGQSNMGSIVKAAFAWDPANGSMEFVGIHSATGFIYSEAVGINNNGLILANSTTGVDWPDEQEKRAFLYDFVQKDHQDLHVFRYRNAEGVLVDGGGDFSEAVAINNQNEIILTADFPGGRSGFFWDGSTYDLDGVPIFSQLGRILGQDSEAVAINNKRQAVVNSGSTAVFHDLNINAVESLNYLPGATETRAIAMNDSGHVVGVSGEQGFFWRGGAMYPMGHLGGGTSEPVAINNNDLVAGNSTRSEGMTRAVLWWLGEDGRGRMRDLGTLGGENSFVTGINDAGQVVGYSETGKLYTEGATTVREVRAFLWDNGVMYDLGVHDELYNYPFVKPFPFSEAVAINNKGEIAGNSHAINNHYRGFYLKPVFP